In Vidua macroura isolate BioBank_ID:100142 chromosome 9, ASM2450914v1, whole genome shotgun sequence, the genomic window TGGATATTATGAACCTGGCAGAGGGAGTCCAAGATTTATTTGTCCATAAAATCCCACCAGTACTTCTATCTTCTGGCAATTCTAACTTGCAATACCAGttctgaaaaatgtttaaattaattcCACACCATGTTTTCAGACACATTTCTCCAGCCTCCCATCTCACTGAAAGACCTTCTCCCCTGCCCACGTACCCCATCCATGAACGTATTCTGGCTCTTGGCGAGTACTCCTTTGCTTTGCCTCCAAACCGCATCAGTGATGGCCCACATGGACATTCCCTGTGCACacagttaaaaaggaaaatagttttTACCTGTTAACACAGTCTTATTTTCAATGATTAAACCACTATGGTAATTTGTTTTAGCAacagtaaaaaattaattacaagtGATATAACCCAacgtttttttcctttttttaaagctttgatAAGTCACCCACTTTCTGTCAGCACTTACTGCTGGTATTATAAAGTATCTCTGATATGCTCCACACCATTGTTCTAATTTGTCAACAAAGCTGTTCTCTGCAAATCTAATCCACAGATTTAATACATTAAAGAATAGAAAACCATAATCCAAACTACTGTGTAAAAACCATCAcagaatttcagagaaaaatttatAATCCCAAATGCTTAACTAGTCTGTGTCCTGTAGGAACAGGGACTATGCTGATCTAAAAAGTGACAGTCTGCTTTGCAGCAGTCATGCTAATCTAAGTTTACAATTCATATCTTTGTCATAACAAATGCATATGCAACATTTCACAGGTACATACACAGCATGTAGAGCTTCCCACTTCAAAATCTCCTTCCAGGCTTGCTCATTATTTTGATTATGAATCTTAATAATGTTGGTCATGTCTTCACTTGTTATGTCATCATCTTTCCACCTCCACCTAAAAAATAAGAACTTGAAAAGAGTTTATAAACATTACAGCATAACTACTCTACCTTCCTATCTTTACCTGATGAACTTTTGAATCGAGATTTAAGGTTGTATGCAAGACACAATACAAGTATGCAAACTTCTGGCTCATCTGCTTAAGCATCTTGAGGACcacttcattttctgtgcagAAGTGTGGTTATCCAAAGAGATTCACAAATTCTACATAGCCAAATTAACAGTTTAACTGGATCAGAAAGTTATCAGAGTGTGCAAGCATCACCACATCCACAGTATTCATAAAAATGCTTAGGAAAAATCCCACTTGCATTCCTAATGCACAGAATCCTGTATTCAATACATTTTGCAAACACTTAGAAATAGTTTCCATCTCTCTTGACACTGCATTTTGACTGCATGTTTGCTTCCTTATCAACTGGCATAACATTAACACATTTCAGCATTTACAGGAGCCAAACTTGTTCCATACAGGCTGCTTATGTCATACTGTTTTATGAACCACACTGACACATAGAAAAAAGAATTACTATTCCTCCAAAAGTAAACTACCTGTAAAGTTCACCTGTTCGAGAATGACAAACAAATCATTACAAAAGAACAAGGAAATATCATCACAAGAGGATTTTTAGTCTTGCCTACACTAAATTTTTGTAAATACCAAATATATCTACTTGCAAATTCCCCCATTTTTAGCTTCTGCAAAGTTAGATGTTCTCACTTAGAACTTCTACTGTCATTTTACAGCATTAGCATGAAACCAACTTTGTTGAAAGCTGGCAATCATGCAAACTTTGTCTACACCTGTGCATGgactttgaagaaaattttctgaGCCAGTAGCAGTTGCTTGACATTTTTTACCATCCTCCTGATCTCTAGAAGACATCTGGCCTTTTGAGACCAACTCAccctttaaaatataaagatgTTTATAAGAATAgtacttttttaaaagagatgCTTTATTATTTACTGGTTAAAATCCACaaactctcaaaagaaaaaaaacaccaataaCTAACGATACTAGTTCATGAATTCCATGCTCACAGACACATCTGATAATTCACAGTGTATTTACCCTTTTCTTAGCATAGCATTCCAGAACATTTGCTCTGAAGGGTAGACCCATTTCTTGTCAGAATGTGCTCTAGGAATGGAAGATTCTTCTCTAACAGTTGACAATGGAAATGGTTGACCTGGAGATGGCTGCTGATTGGGAGGAGGCATCTAGAGAACAAGGAGAACCAACAACAAACTAGAGTATTAACATTTTGGTAAGTTACAGTGtttgagaaaaatcaaagcatgATCAATCAACTCCTACAAAGATCAAGAAGTACAGCCTTTATTTAATTACACCAATATTATCCTTTTTTGCAGTAGAACTCTGTACAAGCTTATCATCACGAGACTACAGGAAAGCTTTCTGTCTAAACTTCAACTTTCAAAAGAGCAATGCTTTTTGTAAATCAGAGGAAATCCTGGAGATGCCAATCAGAACTCAACCATACTGCTattacacagaaaatgaaatccaACAATGTATCATAAAAAACATTTATGTAACTAGTAAGTAGAGAgcaaaagatatttaaaaacaggaaaaccacCACAGATGTAAATTTTAATACAATGCTAAAGAAGATGcaacttgtttttaaataaaaatgtgcacgaaaaaaagaaaaaaagcagtcttaaaaataaaacaaataatgttATTCCCCAGAGTTTCCAGCTTACATAGTAATACTATTTACATTTCTGGGTATAAGACTTCAGAAGAAAcaagataaaagaaaacatgtGAAGCAAGCAAAAGTTACCATATTGCTGGGATCTATGTCATCTTTCATTTGAGATGCACCAGACTTCACAGGACATGCTACAAACTCATAAGCTCTTTCTTGATGTGCAGGAACATCATCTGTGTTCTCAGTTCTATGATCAGCAGTCTTCATGTGCATTGGACAACCTTAAACACAACAGCAGTATACATTTTGCTACAAGATGAAAACTCTAAtacatgaaatggaaaagttcATTGAAGGCTCATATAAATGCAAATGGGTATTTCACTCTTTCTTCtgagcttttctacagttttaaCTGCTCTCTTTCCTGCATTTCAGGACCCAAAATCATTGTAAGATCTGAGTTTCCTGTGTAATGTTTGAATGCTCATTTCGTACCCCCATCCTGGTCCCAATTCTGAACTGTTTGCACAAACAGTTGGGACAACTGGAAGTGAACCACAGGTTCTACAGTAAGCTCCTCCTGTCGTTACAAGCAAAGCACAGTGTTCTGGTGAACAAGTGACTCCTCCTAAGGAAAATTTACTTGAGAATGACTTTTGTTAAACAAAAACCTCAAGTTTATTTGCAGAATttctccctccccccaccccccacgcagtatttttcagtcttgtttCCATGTAGAGTTTAGCTCATTTAAATTTCAAGAATGATTACCGCTCATTTTTTCCTGATGCATGGGACATTCTGAAGGTGGAGACGCCGCTGGCTGGTACTGCCTGGATGCATTTGGCGACTGCTCTGTAGCAGCCGGGGAGGATGCGGACAAACCCATGGCCTCTGCACACCGGGCCTTTTAAGATcaaatttctaaagaaaaagaaagcaaatattcGTAAGACAAAACTACACTGGCTATTTATTAAAATGAACGCCAAGTGCAGGTGCAGTGCTGcaccacaaattaaaaaaaattaattgaaaaatcgATGTAAGTAACAAGCTTCCagcccaaacaaaaacccaagcCCCCAGCAGCGCTGCCccgagctgctgcccagccgCTCCTCACGGTCCCAGCCGGGGGCTGTGCCCGCACGCCGAGAAGGACAGCGGCTCcctccggcccggcccggcccggcccccgccgtGACCGACCCGCAAGGTCAGGGCAGGCCCGCCCCTCTGCGCGGCCCGGCGGCGCCGCCTCAGCGCCCGCCTCCCAGCGCCGCGGAGCCCGGAGCTGCCGCTGCCCCTCCGCACCCCGCACATCCTCcgcaccctcctcctcctcacctcgCCTCACctcgcccggcccggcccggcccgagcTTCCGCGGCGGCCCCGAGCGCCTCGCGAGAACGCGGCCCCGCTGCACGCCTGCGCCCGCCGGCGAAGGGCGGGACGGGGGCGGGCACGGGGCCGGGTCCGAGCCCGGgtcccgcccgccgccgcggctccgggagcggggcgggcgcggggccggttCCCCTCTCGCCGCCGGGCACAGGGCTGGGTCCCCATCGGTGCCCACCGGCCCCGGGGCTCCGCCCTCGCCCAGCGCACGGCTGCCCAGGCCTCGCAGCCCGGGGGAGGCGCAGGGGGAGCCCGCGGGGCAGGGGACAAGAGCTGGGTGTAAACTTGCCAACGACAGCGAACTCTGCGAACCGGGGCTCGCGGGCAGCCCCGGGCAGCTGCGCTAGCCAGAGCTACGTGTGCTCGTACCTCCTGCTGGGGCTTTATCCCTTACAACCGCAAATAATCGCTTAAGTATAGAAGGAGCCCACAACGTCCTAGCAGCACGCACCGATACCGTACAGGCGTATCCTTTTGAGTACTAAACTTTCGTAGATAGTAAAGTTAtttaaggttatttttaaatatcaacTAGCTAAGAAAAGTATCACAGATCTTTTAAGATTTCCTAAGAATATTATTTCCAAGCCAGAAGATGCATTTTACCTGTGTGTGTGAAGTACCGTGCATAACACACAGAAGATGGAGCTCACTGTGCATCAGAGCACGGAATACTGCCTTCACCGCATGCCCTTTTGAACAAGTGCTCAGACCTGGCTATGCAGTGACCACTGAAACAGTAGGTACAAACCCCGCAGGACTATTTCAATGTTCATCCCACCACGTGGATTCTAAAGAGGCTGTCAAGTGCCAAAAGCACGTGGGGAGCCGAGAAACATTCATTATAAATGTATAACAATTagaactgattaaaaaaatagcaatagTTTTTTTCCCATATACTCTATTTCATTGtaacaattaaaaatagaacTGAAGGAGACAGGAATTTAATCTTCAAGTGGCACAGTTATTACAGTACCTTaggatgaaaaaaatccaaattcttATGTGGAAGAAGGGTGTACGTACATACAGAAATGACTGATTCTCTCCCATGTCTTTCAAAAAAGACAAATTCTAAACCACACTGAAATAGTTCTAAGCAgcagtatttcaaaatatatatctacctgaatttaaaaagcttttatatATTCCTCTCAAGAGGTTTTTTGAGATAACTTTTACATGCCATCTTTCAAAGTAGGGTCTTTCTTACTAACAAGGACATTGCCATTCAGTGtgaacatgaaataaaaatacaagtatAAAGCAATACCAAATATTCATTCTTTCAGTAATTTTTGCCCTTCTATAGTCTTGATTACTtaagaggaaattattttctacccCTTCTGCATGCAGGAATTATTAGCACAGCATATAGAACCTTAAGATAGAAATTTAGTATTATATCAGTAACCAAATCTCTATTATATGCCCTGGAAAATGCTCTGATTGCCTCCATCATTTCCCAGTTTATGTATATTTAAGTTTACTGCAGTATCTAAGACTACACTCACAGTAACAGCTGTGTAAGCAGCACTAAGCAATCATTTTAAGTCTTCACTTGCTACACatacagaaccacagaacagattgggttagaagggaccttaaagttcctctcattccaacccctgtgccataggcagggacaccttcccctggaAGGAATGAGAAGGAagtgtctttacaaacaaaatgTGGGTAGATAAGGCCAGATACAGAGAAGTGAAAGAAGCAATGGGGGGAACCACAAATTCCATAGGAATTCCACTAATTGACACAGACTGCTACTCACTCAAGACTGTGCTAAATCTCTggatttagagaaaaagaacggagacacaaggaaaaagaaaaacagggcGGAGGGTATTAGGTGTTTCAGAGAGTCTGTACCTCTgaagtacctcagccaatggggaaagagaggaaaaatgcagccaggaaattaggataaaaaggaggctgcatccCCTAAAAATTTTGAGAGACCTGATGGAGAATGCCCCATTACttcttttatttgaataaagttacaggactcctctgtctcctttttggacataaacctctggtgtttgtggattaattttcctgacagctTCACCAGGTTGCCCAAAGCCtcatctaacctggccttgaacaggGGCACCCACAGattctctggacaatctgttctAGTGgctcaccactctcacagggaagaatttcttcctaacatccaagctaaacctgccctctttcagtttaaagccattctcccttgtcctatcactacatgcctcTGTGGGGCTCTAGAGTGTCcacagagccttctcttctccaggctgaacagccacAAGTTGCTCATCTTGTCTTCACTTAATGACACTGTTTAATAAGATCCTCCCACAGAGCAACTGAAATCTCTGCTTCTAAATATTTCAAGTCAGTGGCAGAAGGACCCTACGGTAAAAcagattttctctctctgatgtTCTCAAATGGAAAAttgcttctcctccttcctctccaagTAGATAATGCTGTAGATGTCAGTATGCCATCTCCCTGCTTCCACCATCACTCTCCACCAGAAGCAACAACTGCACTATTAGTTATTGTATAGATAATAGTTTTCACCCTCTGTAAGATGAGCCAAGTAGGAAAATTTTTTTTACTCAATGTAACAGCTTCTTCACAAAGAACGTCAAGGTCCCAATCTCAATGAAGCACAATCTACCCATAGGTATACTGCACTGAGAactccagaaaagcagagcaaaagaaGACACCACAGTAACCCACCTTCGAAAATATGATAGATATCCATTGCAAAgattgaattttttctttaatcttagTCAAAATTATCACACCAATATGAGGAGAGAAACCAAAGTTTTCAGCAAGAACacaaagagtaataaaaaaaaatggggagaaaatgaaaagtacCTGCACACCCAAATATGACAAAGAAGTAGATATAAAAAATACTTCCTATATCCTACATCTTAGGGAGAGATGTTTCTCACACTTTAAGCAAAATTTGTTGAAAGCATCAGTTTAAGAATGGCTCACTGAAAGGCATCCCTTGTTCCCAGCCATGCTCAGTCCTTCCTTCCCACtattcagtgttaaaagctgccTGTGCCAATACAAAAACCTCCTACCAAGCCCCATTTTCCTTCCTCAAGCAGTTGGAAATCTGACCTATATAGCATCTGACCCCAAAGAACATCTGGTCCCAGAAACTCCCACTCACTTTCTAACAGGCCAATTAGTTAATGAGTAGTTTACTACATTAGCAATGTAAAATTAGTACCTTAAGTATATACTTTACAAATGCCAAGTAAATTCCCTtcaaaaatgagaagaaaaaagtaaaaacactgGAGTGCTCTGTGCTTTCTTCTAGCAATTTAAGCACTACATAACAcaagaaaacccaaagaaacatGAATAATTCCTGTGCTTGGAACCCAGTGGTTAAGATATAAAACAGCAGCAATCTCTAAGGATGCTCAAAGAAACCTGTAGGCTTTACCACACAATTCATGCTTCCATGCACATATAGAACCTAGGAACTACCATATTGAGGAACTTAATTGCCCATCTGAGTATGCAGTAAGGGACTGTGTACTGCATCATATTTATAATATGCTGACAACAGCAGCTTTTTATCCCCAGAATCTTCAGAAAACTGTCCAGCCTATGCCCTGACACACATGGTATTACAAGACAATGCAATAGAATTATATTATCCAATCCAAAAGTTCTTCCCCAATACACAAATTTACATAATGTACAATTCCCCAATATACAAACTTAAACTATATGTTACGTTCCTGGCCCCAGCGATGTCCTACATAGAATTTCAGCATTCAAAATTCCAGCTACCTGAGCAACAGTGGGGCTCAGACCTCATACACCCATTTTCACcttctttaaaatacataagATACAGCATGAAATCTCAAGATACCATAAAAGCCAGTTGTTTCAGAATTTAATCCCCCCAAAACTGTTCTTTCATGATGTACTCATTATAGGTACATAAGTTCTTAACCatagtaagaaagaaaaattcacaaaataagAAACTGTGTTCCTTTCCTTTATTATGATGTACCAATACCTTGCATACAACATGCAATTTATTGCTTATTGACATTATTGCATAtatcaaagggaaaaaaaaaaatcagccaatATAATTTTATGCAAGCTCCTAAACTgtttaaacaaaatacagaaatgctttACAATATCACTGAAATGCTAACAAATAATTCTGATTCTTTCTTGTAATAGAAAGTAAATTTAAACCCATAATACTTAATAATTCACTTTACTATGACGGATTACTTTTATCACCAATCTTCAGAATTGTTATATTGCATGTTTAAGTTCTTGTGCCATGATAAGGATTGCTACTCCAATCAGGTCACATTACTAGTTGAATTTAATAATGTGATCCTGACATTTTGTGACAATATTAGAATTTACTGCAAACCAGATTGTCAAGATTTATCAGAAATCAGTCTAGCAGAATCTACAGTTTTCATCCTTGCTCTGCACATAAGTTAGATAAATTCATCATGTTTCTTCTTAGGTAGACTAtataaacattttcaaattacaGTCTCCATTACTTATGCCTAACTTGTAACTCATTTGTTCCAAACAggtttttaaatttgattttgtaACAGGTTAGCTGTGCTTATTCTACATAAATAGGTATCTGTCAATATTGAAGAAAACACTGTTTGGTAAATGCATGCTAGAAACAAATCCAGGACATTTGGATGTGTGCATATTAAGTGTGCAAATTATATAGCCAAGCTCATGAGTAgcccttttcctcccctccccctaTGATTTGATGTTTCTTGTGAAACTTGATTAGGATTACTATAAACAAAACCCCATTGAATTCAAAATTTTGTATTCTGTATTACAGCTTAGTATTCATATTTAAATGTTGCTTTCAAACCtagcaaatttttaaaaataccaaaattcaAAAAATTAGAAGACAATTTACATGCAACATATTCCATTTGGGTGCAGATTCTCatatacttaaatatttataggCTCATAAAAGCATGTCCTGTCCACAAGACAAGTACAATGTTTGACATCCCAcacacagattaaaaataaagatacaatacagaatattttatttgcatttatattttcaatttcagtAAGTAGGAAGTTATAAATAGCACACTGAATCATTATGTGGTTGATACCAAGCCATGCTGATCTCTTTGTACTTCACTCTCTTACAGACACTTCTTTTACTTACAACTagttaaaaatgtatatatttcgTATTAAACAGATGCCCTCTCAGTGCAGGGCATCACACAATGAAACTGTTTTtgccaaaatatttcttaaaccAAACAATATGATTTATTCTTCATAGCTACCTTCCATTCTTTACTGAGCTTTTATAAAGTGCTTGGTTATTATAAATAGAACGAGACTTTGAAAGGAGGTAGCTAGTAGGAATTTTTAATGGATAAGAAACCTTACCAAGTGTTACCATCTAAAAGTATGACTTGATGCTTTATCCCAGATCTCTAAATAACCCAGGCAGCACATATTTCATCTTCTCTGCCATAAAAACAACTTTCAAGTTGCTTTCAGAAAATCCTAAGAACTTCATCTAACACAGATTTCATCCAGGTTTGGATGAAGGTTAAAAGTCCACAAATATTATCACTATTTCCATCTGACTGTCATCAATCAGGGTATCAGCAATGAAATACTATTCTTTTTCTGCCTGTATTCCATAGACAGAGAAATCTGACCAGGAACAAACTTTACCTCATGGAGTTCCTTGTAGCCAGATAATGCTGTTGTACAGTAGgttattaaaatatgaaaggGGCTTGCAATGGTTTTCAAAGTCTTCTACACTTGCactttttcatctgaaaattcTAGTCCCTTTCTATTTGCTTCATTGATagctttcagcagcagccaaCAGCACACCAGACACTAAGCTGGAGTAATTGTCAAGCAGccctttattttcctctgagtGGCTCAGCAGAAGCATCACAAAACGATTTTTCAGGCTTCTCTATTAAATGGTCTTTTACAGAAAGCTTGTACATCCATATGCTTAAACACACTAATGCCATGAGGG contains:
- the LOC128811823 gene encoding holocytochrome c-type synthase → MGLSASSPAATEQSPNASRQYQPAASPPSECPMHQEKMSGCPMHMKTADHRTENTDDVPAHQERAYEFVACPVKSGASQMKDDIDPSNMMPPPNQQPSPGQPFPLSTVREESSIPRAHSDKKWVYPSEQMFWNAMLRKGWRWKDDDITSEDMTNIIKIHNQNNEQAWKEILKWEALHAVECPCGPSLMRFGGKAKEYSPRARIRSWMGYELPFDRHDWIVDRCGKEVRYVIDYYDGGAVDKNYQFTILDVRPALDSLSAVWDRVKVAWWRWTS